In a single window of the Gossypium hirsutum isolate 1008001.06 chromosome D02, Gossypium_hirsutum_v2.1, whole genome shotgun sequence genome:
- the LOC107909844 gene encoding F-box protein At1g67340, giving the protein MRTRRGLCYPRADVCVDKIVVKRRDFAGYNMACRKRQRFSPVIAGNSDLFDALPDDLVISILSKLSSSASCPSDFINVLITCKRLNSFALQPLVLSKASSKLFAIKAENWSESAHRFLKCCADAGNVEACYTLGMIRFYCLQNRGSGASLMAKAAISSHAPALYSLAVIQFNGSGGSKNDKDLRAGVALCARAAFLGHIDALRELGHCLQDGYGVRQNITEGRRFLVQANARELAAGLSSASVSNIATCSWLTWSPHPIPHPTNRHPNVPGCPLLSDFGCNVPAPEAHPANKFLTDWFGSRDGIPGPGLRLCSHVGCGRPETRRHEFRRCSVCGAVNYCSRACQALDWKLRHKAECAPVERWLDEEGVGGDGMDEVIAES; this is encoded by the exons GTTAAACGGAGGGATTTCGCCGGATATAATATGGCTTGCCGGAAACGCCAAAGATTCTCGCCGGTGATTGCTGGAAACAGTGATTTGTTTGACGCTTTACCCGATGATCTTGTCATTTCCATACTCTCCAAGCTTAGCTCTTCCGCCTCTTGCCCTTCCGATTTCATCAACGTTTTGATTAC ATGCAAGAGATTAAATAGTTTTGCACTTCAACCTTTGGTATTATCAAAAGCCTCTTCAAAATTGTTCGCCATTAAAGCTGAAAACTGGTCGGAGTCAGCTCACAGATTCTTGAAGTGTTGCGCCGATGCCGGAAATGTTGAAGCTTGTTACACCCTCGGCATg ATTCGGTTCTACTGTTTGCAAAATCGAGGGAGTGGGGCTTCTCTTATGGCTAAGGCGGCGATTAGTTCTCACGCGCCGGCGCTTTACTCCTTAGCTGTAATTCAGTTCAACGGCAGCGGTGGCTCTAAGAACGATAAGGACCTTAGAGCCGGTGTGGCTTTGTGCGCCCGGGCTGCTTTTCTTGGCCACATCGATGCTTTGCGTGAGCTCGGTCACTGCCTGCAGGACGGGTACGGCGTCCGACAAAACATCACCGAGGGTCGTCGGTTTCTCGTCCAAGCCAACGCCCGAGAGCTTGCGGCGGGTTTATCATCAGCATCTGTTTCAAACATCGCTACGTGCTCTTGGCTCACCTGGAGCCCCCACCCGATCCCCCACCCGACCAACCGTCATCCGAACGTGCCGGGATGCCCGTTGCTGAGTGATTTTGGATGCAATGTACCGGCGCCGGAGGCTCACCCGGCGAACAAGTTCTTAACGGATTGGTTCGGCTCTCGGGACGGGATTCCCGGCCCGGGTTTGAGGCTATGCTCGCACGTTGGTTGTGGGAGGCCGGAGACGAGAAGACACGAGTTCCGCCGGTGTTCGGTTTGTGGTGCCGTGAATTACTGTTCACGCGCTTGCCAGGCGCTCGATTGGAAACTACGCCACAAAGCCGAGTGCGCGCCGGTAGAGCGGTGGCTCGACGAAGAAGGTGTCGGTGGCGACGGAATGGATGAAGTCATTGCCGAAAGCTAA